From the Leptospira congkakensis genome, the window TTCCATTTACTGATAGTTTTCCTGTAGATTTCAACCTCGGATAACTATAATAATACGAAAATATATTTGGATTTCGATTGGATTTGATGGAAACACCATCTTTGCCATGAATCAGAATTTTTCCATTCCCCACTAAGTTCAAATCCAAACGCAAATCTTTTGATTTTGATTCGGCCAAGATATGAAACTGGTCTTTGGAAATGATTTTTAATTGGTAATCACCGCTATAAATGGTTTTGTCTGTATACCCAGCAAGGTCACCTATGGTTCGTTTGATGGATTGCGACTGATAATGTTTTTTAGAGGAAAAATCAGAAATGGCAAAATGAACAGGAAAAATTTCAGGATTCCAATCTGTATCATCCGAAAACTTCAATCGGAAAAAAGAAAGTTCGTAACCATAAAGATTTCCCGACTTAGATTCTACAAACCCAACGAAGTAACACCACTCCAATCCATAATCAGAATGGAAACTATGGTCTTTAGGAAAACTAAAATGAAAAAAACAAAGTGATAAAATTAAAACTTTAATTCTATTCATCGGATAAAGACTCCCACTTCTTTTCAAGTGGAAGGATATGAAGATAAGTTCTTTCAATCGATTTCATCTTTTCGATGATATCTTTCATTTTTTTCTTTTCATTTAATTTTTTATAAAGTAACGCCATGTTGTATAAGTTAGATAAATTAGAATCATTAATGGAGTGCGCTTTTTTCCATTCAAGTTCCGCTTTTTCAAATATTTCCATTTGGTAATAACAATATCCCAAAACAGAATGTGACTTAAAATGATTGGTTTTGAATTTATTATAAGATTCTAACAATTGAATGGCTCTTTCAAAACTACCACTATAAGCCAATGCTTTTCCATATAGAAGTTGGGTATCTAGTTCGCGAGGTAAAATTTGATGTGCTTTTTCATAAAAGGTAACTGCCTCTGAAAATTGTTTGTTCCGATAAGCTTCATCACCTTTGGATTTGATCAAATTAAATTCTGATAATCTGGGTGATAACTGAAGGCCGAGAAGAGTGATATCATCCATGGGATCTGTACCCATAGTAAATTCTTTGTGGATGCTAAGAATGGTTTCTACCGTTTCTTGGATGGATTTTTCCGCGCAAGATTCTATGATTTCGATAAGTTTGTCTTCTCCAAAAGCTTTTCCTTTATCATTTTCTGCCTCTGTGAGTCCATCAGTGTATAAAAATAATTTATCACCAGGTTCCAATTGGATTTGAAAATCCGAAAAAGTTTCGCCAGCATCAGGGAACATTCCGAGGAAAGTTCCATCCCCTTCACAAATTTCAGTTTTGTTTGTTTTCGCACGAAACAATATTGGCCTTGGATGTCCGGCAATGGAATACAAAACTTTATAATCATCATGAATTAAAACATAAACACAAGTTGTATATCCTTGTTGTTTGACTAAATCTAAAAGTTCTCGATTGATGAGTTTGAATGTTTCCGATGGTTTTGGTTTTTTATAATTCGAAAACAATAACTTAGACAAAGCAGTAATGAATGCCGCAGGAACTCCGTGACCGGACACATCACAAACAGCTACCCCCAATTTATCCATGTTATACGGAAAATAATCATAATAATCACCGCTGACTTCTTGCATCGGAGTAAACCCAGTCCAAAACTGGATTCCATTCCAGTCGGGAATGATTTCTGGAATTAATCCTTTCTGTATGTTTTTTGCCAGACGTAAGTCTTTTGCCATGGAGAGTTGTTTTTTTTCCAACTCTTGTTTGAAAGATTTTAAAACTTCAACGGCTGCTTCCAAATCCCTGTTTTCAATCGCAAGTTCCCTGGACCTTCTTACTACATCTTTGACATCCACAATCGAAATTTCTTCCAACTGAGAATCCATACGAGATGTCACCATCACACGATGGCGGTTCGATACATCGTCTTTTGTCAATCGAGATCTAGACAAAAACATTTTATCTTCCGACCACTCCAACTCATACTCATTGGAGTCGGCTCCGAACTGAATGTCTTCACCTAACTCTTTATGCGAAACATGGATTCCAAAAAGCCGAGTTTTTGTCATCCGGATCGTAAACGTTTTAAGTTCAAAAAGAACGGCTAGACCGTTTAGCATTCCTTGAAAAAAGACAGCATCATACCATTTCTCTTGGTACTCTGGTAAATACTTGAATATAAATAAAACTTTACGATCCGAAATTGGTTTTAGATTTAAATAAACTGCGCGTGTTAGTCGACCAATTAAAATAGGAAGACGTTGGATCATTTCCTCTAAATCAATCCTTGAATCATCAAGAGGTAATAAATCATAAGCATTGGTGATGAGACTTTCTGTTCCCAGATGGTATAAAATTCCAGAAATGTCCAGAGACTGAGCTATGATTTGGATGATTTTATCTTCCAAATCTTGAGAGATCCAGTAATTAGGATCTTTCAGAATTCGAACATAAACCGTATCATCTAAAATTTCAGGAAATGGATTGTTGTGGCGTGATAGATGATTCTCGCGTTGGTACACCTGCACCAGTCCCGAGACACGTTTTGATGATATTTCTCTTCCTGCTTGCAGTGGCAAAACCCTCACCTAGGGTTTCCCTTCGGTAGGAGAAAAATAAATTTCAATCGATCCCTAGGCAATAGATTTTTCAATGGAGATATGATTTGGTATCTTCGTGTCTTTGGCGTTTTTGTTTTGGTTTTTGCGGTAGCCGTATTCCGACAAAGTGAAACAAGAGTCGAGCGGACTTGGGAC encodes:
- a CDS encoding carotenoid 1,2-hydratase, producing the protein MNRIKVLILSLCFFHFSFPKDHSFHSDYGLEWCYFVGFVESKSGNLYGYELSFFRLKFSDDTDWNPEIFPVHFAISDFSSKKHYQSQSIKRTIGDLAGYTDKTIYSGDYQLKIISKDQFHILAESKSKDLRLDLNLVGNGKILIHGKDGVSIKSNRNPNIFSYYYSYPRLKSTGKLSVNGKQETIVSGSSWMDHEWSEKNAKSIPSLATGKTSWDWICLSDDFGGDYVFFRFRESDTRPPEIFGTYRNPEGKITSWTKPGQIQMEPTKPYWKSPNTKIKYPLHWKIQYPGGIWMVSPLFNEQEFDGTKSTATIYWEGGVTAVDSKQKKSAKGYLELKGYKKPKEWWEF
- a CDS encoding SpoIIE family protein phosphatase codes for the protein MYQRENHLSRHNNPFPEILDDTVYVRILKDPNYWISQDLEDKIIQIIAQSLDISGILYHLGTESLITNAYDLLPLDDSRIDLEEMIQRLPILIGRLTRAVYLNLKPISDRKVLFIFKYLPEYQEKWYDAVFFQGMLNGLAVLFELKTFTIRMTKTRLFGIHVSHKELGEDIQFGADSNEYELEWSEDKMFLSRSRLTKDDVSNRHRVMVTSRMDSQLEEISIVDVKDVVRRSRELAIENRDLEAAVEVLKSFKQELEKKQLSMAKDLRLAKNIQKGLIPEIIPDWNGIQFWTGFTPMQEVSGDYYDYFPYNMDKLGVAVCDVSGHGVPAAFITALSKLLFSNYKKPKPSETFKLINRELLDLVKQQGYTTCVYVLIHDDYKVLYSIAGHPRPILFRAKTNKTEICEGDGTFLGMFPDAGETFSDFQIQLEPGDKLFLYTDGLTEAENDKGKAFGEDKLIEIIESCAEKSIQETVETILSIHKEFTMGTDPMDDITLLGLQLSPRLSEFNLIKSKGDEAYRNKQFSEAVTFYEKAHQILPRELDTQLLYGKALAYSGSFERAIQLLESYNKFKTNHFKSHSVLGYCYYQMEIFEKAELEWKKAHSINDSNLSNLYNMALLYKKLNEKKKMKDIIEKMKSIERTYLHILPLEKKWESLSDE